The Desulfobotulus mexicanus genomic interval AACATCCACACTCTCATCAAATTTCACATATGTGGTTTCAAGGGCAAGCTCTATGCCTTCCCGCAAACCTAATTTTGCCGTGAAATCATGACCTTTGCCCGTTTCCAGATATTTCTTACCGCGCTTCGGCATTTTTTCCGACTCCTTATTTTACTGAACAATCTCGATACCGATGCTTCTGGCAGTACCGGAAATGATCTTCACAGCGGTATCCAGGTCATAGGCGTTGAGATCCGGCATCTTGAGCCTGGCGATTTCTTCAACCTCATTCCGGCTGATTTTTGCCACTTTGTTCAGCTTCGGATTGCTTGAACCCGAAGCAATTTTTGCGGCCTTTTTCAGGAGTACGGACGCAGGAGGCGTCTTGGTTATAAAGGTAAACGTACGATCCTGATATACTGTAAT includes:
- the rplK gene encoding 50S ribosomal protein L11 — encoded protein: MAKKVMAQIKLQVSAGKANPSPPIGPALGQHGVNIMDFCKAFNARTQNDAGMIIPVVITVYQDRTFTFITKTPPASVLLKKAAKIASGSSNPKLNKVAKISRNEVEEIARLKMPDLNAYDLDTAVKIISGTARSIGIEIVQ